Proteins encoded by one window of Mycolicibacterium cosmeticum:
- a CDS encoding TylF/MycF/NovP-related O-methyltransferase, translated as MAPKYPYKINPGQLAAMVGFIDNTRTSGALVAEIGVAQGDTSIFLLEHLATTDDDRTLHLFDTFNGFTEDSIDHEVRARHKSRSDYDAFRYGDERIFQRNILKCGYQNFRTVKGDASQFDWSTVGPIGAVLLDIDLYRPTIDVLNAVYPHLVPGGGIVLDDCRAGTPWDGSLQAYEEFTNSHGLPFERVGGKGAVVRAA; from the coding sequence ATGGCACCCAAGTACCCGTACAAGATCAACCCCGGGCAACTCGCCGCGATGGTCGGATTCATCGACAACACTCGCACGTCCGGTGCGCTCGTCGCTGAAATCGGTGTTGCACAAGGTGATACGTCGATATTTCTACTCGAGCACCTCGCGACCACCGACGACGATCGGACGCTTCACCTGTTCGACACTTTCAATGGGTTCACCGAAGACAGCATCGACCATGAAGTTCGGGCACGCCACAAGAGCCGGTCAGATTATGATGCTTTCCGCTACGGAGACGAGAGGATATTCCAACGGAACATCCTCAAGTGCGGGTATCAGAACTTCCGAACGGTAAAAGGCGATGCCTCACAGTTTGATTGGAGCACGGTGGGCCCGATCGGCGCAGTGTTGCTCGATATCGACCTGTACCGACCGACTATCGACGTCCTGAACGCGGTGTACCCGCACCTCGTTCCAGGAGGAGGAATCGTCCTGGACGACTGCCGGGCCGGCACACCGTGGGACGGATCACTACAAGCCTACGAAGAATTCACTAACTCACACGGATTGCCATTCGAGCGCGTCGGAGGCAAAGGCGCCGTCGTCCGCGCGGCGTAG
- a CDS encoding methyltransferase domain-containing protein gives MGISEMVVCPVTHDRLVEADRHRVFEVLGESVHRVAANWASVRDTDVPATLLLRSDGCGAYPVVDGIPILMAPEMLVGANTTAEIDTGLDPYREAYEEMDFYNAVAADARADVSRSDAYQVVRPVMRAGRFPGRDWLDATYDLASQAEAYAYISPVEGCTTLQLGGGGIHAVKFLLAGAAESWLLTPMLGEAVFARALAETFGVADRFRAAVGIAEEMPLRTGSFDRVYSGGCLHHTITARAFPEIRRVLAAGGKFAAIEPWRAPGYRAGTKVFGKQERGVNCRPMEQTRVQPLFRTFDNAAVIHHGTFTRYPLIALGKLGLHLGLPTMERITRVDDRLASKSSLRRYGSSIALMARATD, from the coding sequence GTGGGGATCTCGGAGATGGTGGTGTGCCCGGTCACCCACGACCGGCTGGTCGAGGCCGATCGCCACCGGGTGTTCGAAGTGCTCGGCGAGTCGGTACACCGGGTGGCGGCGAACTGGGCCTCCGTCCGTGACACCGACGTGCCGGCGACGCTGCTGCTGCGCAGCGACGGATGTGGGGCGTATCCGGTCGTCGACGGCATCCCGATCCTGATGGCACCCGAGATGTTGGTGGGTGCCAACACGACAGCCGAGATCGACACCGGCCTGGATCCGTACCGCGAGGCGTACGAGGAGATGGATTTCTACAACGCGGTGGCCGCCGACGCCCGTGCGGATGTGTCGCGATCGGATGCCTATCAGGTTGTCCGTCCGGTGATGCGAGCCGGCCGCTTTCCCGGCCGCGACTGGCTGGACGCGACCTATGACCTGGCTTCCCAGGCCGAGGCGTACGCGTACATCTCCCCGGTCGAGGGATGCACGACGCTGCAACTGGGCGGCGGTGGGATCCATGCGGTGAAGTTCCTGTTGGCCGGAGCCGCCGAATCCTGGCTGCTGACACCGATGCTGGGCGAAGCGGTGTTCGCCAGGGCGCTCGCCGAGACCTTCGGAGTGGCCGACAGATTCCGGGCCGCGGTCGGGATCGCCGAAGAGATGCCCTTGCGGACCGGCAGCTTCGACCGGGTGTACTCCGGAGGGTGCCTGCATCACACCATCACCGCACGTGCCTTCCCCGAGATCCGTCGCGTGCTCGCCGCGGGCGGCAAGTTCGCCGCCATCGAACCCTGGCGGGCACCGGGATATCGCGCCGGTACCAAGGTGTTCGGCAAGCAGGAACGCGGCGTGAACTGCCGGCCGATGGAGCAAACGCGGGTGCAGCCGTTGTTCCGCACCTTCGACAATGCGGCCGTGATCCACCACGGGACGTTCACCCGGTATCCGTTGATCGCGCTGGGAAAGCTGGGGCTGCATCTCGGTCTGCCGACCATGGAGCGGATCACCCGGGTCGATGACCGGCTGGCCTCCAAATCCTCACTGCGCCGGTACGGAAGCAGCATCGCGTTGATGGCCCGAGCGACAGACTGA
- a CDS encoding class I SAM-dependent methyltransferase, whose product MLDAATNFVRPWVDAARHDELVACIGTLWGTDDVRLMRCDRCGLRSANPFVAGDAEFYALAYGRRSFHPYPASRWEYQLTRDVITATSGSVLEIGAGDGAFQRSVIAEGVDPARLYATEFSAEARKALHDLGVTVSARDFRDQPIAGHAVVCGHQVFEHLDGIAESFDAFDRLTAPDGIVVVSVPNGAHVERTETAGGLVDMPPNHISTWGRTSFDAAARRHGWKLIAYHEEPVSRARAAKELAISRSFQARARHGSFPSLAERWSPTPRARYMATAAAAAAKLPRAYLAAAEPHGGSVWVAMRRACR is encoded by the coding sequence GTGCTCGACGCCGCCACGAACTTCGTGCGTCCTTGGGTCGATGCGGCCAGGCATGACGAGTTGGTCGCCTGCATCGGCACACTCTGGGGAACCGACGACGTCCGCCTGATGCGGTGTGACCGCTGTGGGCTGCGCAGCGCGAACCCGTTCGTGGCCGGTGACGCCGAGTTCTACGCGCTGGCCTATGGTCGGCGATCCTTCCACCCCTATCCGGCCTCACGCTGGGAGTATCAGCTCACCCGCGACGTGATCACCGCGACCAGCGGGTCGGTGCTGGAGATCGGCGCCGGTGACGGTGCCTTTCAACGCAGCGTCATCGCCGAAGGGGTGGACCCCGCCCGCCTGTATGCCACCGAATTCAGCGCAGAAGCCAGAAAGGCATTGCACGACCTCGGGGTCACGGTGAGCGCCAGGGACTTCCGCGATCAGCCGATCGCGGGCCACGCGGTGGTGTGCGGCCATCAGGTCTTCGAACACCTCGACGGCATCGCCGAATCGTTCGACGCCTTCGACCGCCTCACCGCGCCGGACGGTATCGTCGTGGTGTCCGTGCCCAACGGTGCGCACGTCGAGCGGACCGAAACCGCGGGCGGGCTGGTCGACATGCCGCCGAACCACATATCGACCTGGGGCAGAACCTCTTTCGATGCGGCAGCCCGCCGTCACGGCTGGAAGTTGATCGCTTATCACGAGGAGCCGGTATCCCGCGCCCGTGCGGCGAAGGAACTGGCCATATCGCGCAGCTTCCAGGCCAGAGCCCGACACGGGTCGTTCCCGTCGCTGGCCGAGCGCTGGTCGCCGACGCCGCGGGCCCGTTACATGGCGACGGCGGCAGCAGCCGCCGCGAAACTCCCGCGCGCCTATCTGGCGGCGGCCGAACCACACGGCGGTTCGGTGTGGGTGGCGATGAGGCGAGCTTGCCGATGA
- a CDS encoding glycosyltransferase family 4 protein translates to MNIVIHDFAGHPGQLQLSRELAARGHTVAHQYCASVTTGRGATSIQPGDPPTLSIEGISLGGEFARYAAGRRGAQELRYGWLSARAVLRSRPDVAVFANFPTIPLYIVSLVLKAGRIPFVFWWQDIHSEAVSVIARRRFGRMGAVIAWGVERLERRIAHRASRIVPISDAFLARLTAWRVDPAKVVVIPNWGALNEVPQRPRANPWSARYGLDDVQVVMYAGTLGLKHDPAVVAELLHSIPDDCRIVVVSEGIGREWLEKHCGGDEKLMLMDYRPYAELPDMLASADVLLGILERDASRFSVPSKILNYLCAGRPVLAVLPQDNAIASMVRTADAGLVTPPGDYGAAATALKQLLTDPVLRRTLGRNGRQYAQRSFDIVEIGDRFERLLKSARTPAAHAEAAAHQAGYTPAR, encoded by the coding sequence GTGAACATCGTCATCCACGATTTCGCCGGCCATCCGGGTCAGTTGCAGCTGAGCCGCGAATTGGCCGCTCGTGGGCACACCGTCGCACATCAGTATTGCGCCTCCGTCACCACCGGGCGCGGTGCCACCTCCATACAGCCGGGCGATCCTCCCACCCTGTCGATCGAAGGCATCAGCCTGGGTGGCGAATTCGCCCGGTACGCCGCGGGCCGTCGTGGTGCGCAGGAGCTGCGGTACGGCTGGCTCAGTGCCCGTGCCGTCCTGCGGTCGCGACCCGATGTCGCCGTCTTCGCCAACTTCCCGACCATCCCGCTGTACATCGTTTCGCTCGTGCTCAAGGCCGGCCGCATCCCATTCGTCTTCTGGTGGCAGGACATCCACAGTGAGGCCGTCAGTGTCATCGCGCGTCGGCGGTTCGGCCGGATGGGGGCAGTGATCGCCTGGGGCGTAGAACGATTGGAACGTCGTATCGCGCACCGGGCCAGCAGGATCGTCCCGATCAGCGACGCCTTCCTTGCGCGGCTCACGGCTTGGCGGGTGGACCCGGCGAAGGTTGTGGTCATCCCGAATTGGGGTGCACTGAACGAGGTCCCACAGCGCCCGAGGGCCAACCCCTGGTCGGCCCGATATGGCCTCGACGACGTCCAGGTGGTCATGTACGCCGGAACTCTGGGACTCAAGCATGATCCCGCCGTCGTCGCCGAGTTACTGCACAGCATTCCGGACGACTGCCGCATCGTCGTGGTATCCGAGGGCATCGGGCGGGAATGGCTGGAAAAGCACTGTGGTGGTGACGAAAAGCTGATGTTGATGGACTACCGGCCCTATGCGGAGTTGCCGGACATGTTGGCCAGCGCCGACGTGCTACTGGGCATTCTGGAACGGGACGCCAGCCGCTTCTCGGTGCCGTCCAAGATCTTGAACTATCTGTGCGCCGGTCGCCCGGTGCTCGCCGTGCTGCCGCAGGACAATGCGATCGCATCGATGGTGCGTACGGCAGACGCCGGACTCGTCACGCCTCCTGGGGATTACGGTGCCGCCGCCACCGCGCTGAAGCAGCTTCTCACCGACCCCGTCCTGCGCCGGACCCTGGGCCGCAACGGACGGCAGTACGCACAGCGATCCTTCGACATCGTCGAGATCGGTGACCGTTTCGAACGACTGCTGAAGTCCGCCAGGACACCGGCAGCGCATGCCGAGGCGGCCGCGCACCAGGCCGGGTACACGCCCGCTCGCTGA
- a CDS encoding FkbM family methyltransferase, whose translation MTSKVTLATRAYLHAKDIHRLGWPYQVRHLHRHGNREFTVRVKGVGALTMRPGSADPAVVSQVFSWLQYDLSQFPQYARVAEAYSDILDRGRRPLILDLGANNGASARWFVREYPDADVVAVEPDPENARICRLNTAGYPVDVVPAAIGGAPGRVTLDTAQKASVSYTTTRSTDGGVPVVTVDEILAERPNHELFIVKIDIEGFEDDLFASGTEWVEQAHVVIIEPHDWKFPDRDTSRHLQKTMGHLPFQLLLCGENLVYVRHE comes from the coding sequence GTGACGTCGAAAGTGACATTGGCGACTAGAGCGTACCTGCACGCCAAGGATATCCATCGGCTCGGATGGCCTTACCAGGTCCGCCATCTGCACCGGCACGGCAACCGGGAGTTCACTGTGCGGGTCAAGGGTGTTGGCGCTCTGACGATGCGACCCGGGTCCGCCGACCCGGCGGTGGTCAGTCAGGTGTTCAGCTGGCTGCAGTACGACCTCAGTCAGTTCCCCCAGTATGCGCGAGTTGCCGAGGCCTACAGTGACATTCTCGATCGCGGTCGCCGCCCCCTGATCCTCGATCTCGGTGCCAACAACGGTGCATCGGCACGATGGTTCGTGCGGGAGTATCCGGATGCGGACGTTGTCGCGGTGGAACCCGATCCCGAGAATGCGCGGATCTGCCGGTTGAACACCGCGGGTTACCCGGTGGACGTGGTGCCTGCCGCGATCGGCGGGGCCCCGGGTCGCGTCACACTGGATACGGCGCAGAAGGCCAGTGTTTCCTACACGACGACGCGATCCACTGACGGCGGCGTTCCCGTCGTCACGGTCGATGAGATTCTCGCCGAGCGCCCAAACCACGAATTGTTCATCGTCAAGATCGATATCGAAGGTTTCGAAGACGATCTGTTCGCGTCGGGAACCGAGTGGGTGGAGCAAGCGCACGTCGTCATCATCGAACCTCACGACTGGAAGTTCCCGGATCGGGACACCAGCCGTCATCTGCAGAAGACCATGGGTCACCTGCCCTTTCAGCTGCTGCTGTGCGGCGAGAACCTGGTCTATGTACGCCACGAATGA
- a CDS encoding NAD-dependent epimerase/dehydratase family protein, with amino-acid sequence MFGNQTVLVAGAGGFIGGHLTRALVAQGARVRGADVKPFSEWHQIPPEIEPARLDLSTPVGCSHAVDGVDTVFMLAADMGGMGFIETHKAECMLSVLISTNMLVAARDAGVKRYFYSSSACVYAADKQTDADVPGLKESDAYPAMPEDGYGWEKLFTERMCRHFREDYALQTRIARYHNVYGPFGTFEGGREKAPSALCRKVAQAAVSGQRDIEIWGDGEQTRSFMYIDDCVEGTLRVTAGANHEPVNVGSSELVTINQMVDLIEEIAGIKVRRHYKLDAPLGVRGRNSDNTMIRAQYDWEPSTRLADGLEHTYRWIYDQMTARALMRAVG; translated from the coding sequence ATGTTCGGCAATCAAACAGTTCTCGTCGCAGGAGCCGGAGGATTCATCGGGGGCCACCTGACGAGGGCGCTGGTCGCACAAGGGGCGCGGGTCCGGGGGGCGGACGTCAAGCCGTTCTCGGAATGGCACCAGATTCCTCCGGAGATCGAACCGGCGCGGCTGGATCTGTCGACGCCGGTCGGTTGTTCCCATGCCGTCGACGGCGTGGACACCGTCTTCATGCTGGCCGCCGACATGGGTGGCATGGGTTTCATCGAGACACACAAGGCCGAATGCATGCTGTCCGTGCTGATCAGCACCAACATGCTGGTGGCCGCCCGCGACGCGGGGGTGAAGCGGTACTTCTATTCGAGCTCGGCCTGTGTGTACGCCGCGGACAAACAGACCGATGCCGACGTACCGGGCCTCAAGGAGAGCGACGCCTACCCGGCAATGCCGGAAGACGGCTACGGGTGGGAAAAGCTGTTCACCGAGCGGATGTGCCGGCACTTCCGCGAGGACTATGCGCTGCAGACCCGGATCGCCAGGTATCACAATGTCTACGGGCCGTTCGGGACATTCGAAGGAGGACGGGAGAAGGCGCCGTCCGCCCTGTGCCGCAAGGTGGCGCAGGCCGCCGTGTCGGGACAACGCGATATCGAGATCTGGGGCGACGGCGAGCAGACCCGGAGCTTCATGTATATCGATGACTGCGTCGAGGGCACGCTACGGGTGACGGCGGGCGCGAACCACGAGCCGGTGAACGTGGGCAGCTCGGAGTTGGTCACCATCAACCAGATGGTCGATCTCATCGAAGAGATCGCCGGCATCAAGGTGCGCCGGCACTACAAGCTGGATGCGCCCCTCGGCGTCCGCGGACGCAACAGCGACAACACCATGATCCGGGCGCAGTACGACTGGGAGCCCTCGACGCGGCTCGCCGACGGGCTGGAACACACCTATCGGTGGATCTACGACCAGATGACCGCGCGCGCCCTCATGCGGGCCGTCGGCTGA
- a CDS encoding class I SAM-dependent methyltransferase, producing MKTDELNRRFYPETGIGGFTHVDGTVAFYSQIAAVLKPDSEVLDFGAGRGEAPLQDRVDYRRNLMVFTGRCAHVEGCDVTEAVLHNPFLDHAEVITPGARLPYEDGRFDVVVARAVFEHLEDVGFVAGELLRVTKPGGLIAAYTPNRWGYVAAAARLVPNRFHSAALASIQPDRLPEDVFPTRYRLNTPRALRAAFVGADVAVVRTAAEPAYHFGSPWVYRLIRSADKHLPQMLQPMLYVYIRKC from the coding sequence ATGAAAACCGATGAGCTCAATCGTCGTTTCTATCCGGAGACGGGTATCGGCGGGTTCACCCACGTCGACGGTACCGTCGCGTTCTACTCCCAGATCGCCGCGGTGCTCAAACCCGACAGCGAGGTCCTCGACTTCGGCGCCGGCCGCGGCGAAGCCCCGCTGCAGGACCGGGTCGATTACCGGCGCAACCTGATGGTGTTCACCGGGCGCTGCGCTCATGTCGAAGGCTGTGACGTCACGGAAGCGGTGTTGCACAATCCGTTCCTCGATCACGCCGAGGTGATCACCCCCGGCGCCCGGCTTCCGTACGAGGACGGCCGCTTCGACGTGGTGGTCGCCAGGGCGGTGTTCGAGCATCTCGAGGATGTCGGGTTCGTGGCGGGCGAGTTGTTGCGGGTCACCAAGCCGGGCGGGTTGATCGCCGCGTACACGCCGAACCGTTGGGGTTACGTCGCGGCGGCGGCGCGGCTGGTACCCAACCGATTCCACAGCGCCGCGTTGGCGAGTATCCAGCCCGACCGGCTTCCGGAGGATGTATTCCCGACGCGGTACCGGCTGAACACGCCCCGCGCGCTCCGTGCCGCCTTCGTCGGGGCCGACGTGGCCGTGGTGCGCACCGCGGCCGAGCCGGCATATCACTTCGGCTCGCCGTGGGTCTACCGGTTGATCCGGTCGGCGGACAAGCATCTTCCCCAAATGCTGCAGCCGATGCTCTACGTCTACATCAGGAAGTGCTGA
- a CDS encoding glycosyltransferase family 4 protein: MATERVLFALSRRCPEVRFADTSEGTADAVRRRMTKLRRNAAALRAIRGVDAVYISVNVGRGMWLSTAAAAIARMSGARVFLHHHSYSYVRRRTARMRALTSAAGTSAQHIALSATMAADLRAVMPEIRHVVVVGNAALVDQALLDLPLKRDGAELVLGHLSNLRLDKGIAEVVDLASELHRAGTPLRLRIAGPTADRESARHLDRAERELGNLFEYLGPVVGPAKLAFYESITHFVFPSRYVHEAMPLVLYEAMAAGVVCLALRQGSIAEQLAGSPGRLAESVENFVHEMAPDMVSTPVSAAASKLARQAFLQALTDSERQLDDLTKLVVKPDR, from the coding sequence ATGGCCACCGAACGGGTACTGTTTGCGCTCAGCCGACGATGCCCCGAAGTGCGTTTCGCCGATACGAGTGAAGGCACAGCTGATGCGGTGCGCCGCCGGATGACCAAGCTGCGACGCAACGCCGCGGCACTGCGCGCGATCCGCGGTGTAGACGCCGTTTACATCTCGGTCAACGTCGGCCGGGGGATGTGGTTGAGCACCGCCGCGGCGGCTATCGCCCGGATGAGCGGTGCCCGGGTATTCCTGCATCACCACTCCTACTCCTATGTCCGCCGCCGCACGGCGCGGATGCGAGCTCTCACCAGCGCCGCCGGTACCTCCGCACAACACATCGCGCTGTCCGCGACAATGGCCGCCGACCTCCGGGCGGTGATGCCGGAGATTCGACACGTCGTCGTCGTCGGTAATGCGGCACTGGTGGATCAAGCGCTACTGGACCTGCCGCTGAAACGGGACGGTGCGGAACTCGTGCTCGGTCATCTGAGTAATCTGCGGCTGGACAAGGGCATAGCCGAGGTGGTGGACCTGGCGTCGGAGTTGCATCGCGCCGGTACCCCGCTCCGCCTCCGCATTGCCGGCCCCACCGCGGACCGCGAATCGGCACGACATCTCGATCGTGCCGAGCGGGAGTTGGGCAACCTGTTCGAGTATCTCGGACCAGTAGTGGGACCCGCGAAACTTGCGTTTTACGAATCGATCACCCATTTCGTCTTCCCGTCCCGCTACGTACACGAAGCAATGCCACTGGTTCTCTACGAAGCGATGGCGGCCGGTGTCGTCTGTCTTGCCCTACGGCAGGGTTCCATTGCCGAGCAGCTCGCCGGCAGTCCCGGCCGACTTGCCGAAAGCGTCGAGAATTTCGTCCACGAAATGGCGCCGGATATGGTCAGCACTCCGGTTTCGGCAGCGGCCTCAAAACTGGCCCGACAGGCGTTTCTGCAGGCCCTCACCGATTCGGAGAGGCAGCTCGATGACCTGACGAAGCTCGTCGTAAAGCCCGATCGATGA